In the genome of Populus nigra chromosome 9, ddPopNigr1.1, whole genome shotgun sequence, one region contains:
- the LOC133702649 gene encoding uncharacterized protein LOC133702649, whose protein sequence is MALGSVLLEILHRPTTGQVLSDLFIFAIPLWVAVAIGVLVGWLWKPKWASNLSREMLLDAKQGGEFSATSLSTMIPSLNILKFQLPSCVFRAADDGGIQTDSFSGRRTLNSKCSSSKMEKEKPNLVVEDDLEHLCKLVEVKDGGPAWIQMMDRSTPTMNYQAWRRDPETGPPQYRTRTVFEDATPEMVRDFFWDDEFRAKWDDMLVHAETLEECPTRGTMVVQWVRKFPFFCSDREYIIGRRIWESGRLYYCVTKGVPCSSVPRRNKPRRVDLYYSSWCIRAVESKRGDGELTACEVMLFHHEDMGIPWEIAKLGVRQGMWGAVKKLEPGLRAYQKHRASAAPLSRSAFMAQINTKVSADYLRSLETSISDSSEIEIRETSEKPAGHNVPKFLVIGGAVALACTLERGLLTKALIFGVARKFAIRRRS, encoded by the exons ATGGCTTTAGGGTCAGTTTTATTGGAGATTCTGCATAGACCTACAACTGGTCAAGTGTTGagtgatctttttatttttgcgaTTCCTTTGTGGGTTGCTGTTGCTATTGGGGTGCTTGTTGGGTGGCTATGGAAGCCTAAATGGGCTAGCAATTTGAGTAGAGAAATGTTGTTGGATGCTAAACAAGGAGGGGAATTTTCAGCAACATCATTGAGTACCATGATTCCTAGTTTGAATATTTTGAAGTTTCAGTTGCCAAGTTGTGTTTTTCGAGCTGCTGATGATGGCGGGATTCAAACGGACTCTTTCTCTGGGCGACGTACCCTCAATTCTAAATGCAG TTCAtcaaaaatggaaaaggaaaaaccaAATCTAGTGGTGGAAGATGATTTGGAGCATTTGTGCAAGCTTGTTGAAGTGAAAGATGGAGGTCCTGCTTGGATTCAAATGATGGATCGTTCTACACCGACTATGAACTATCAAGCTTGGCGTAGAGATCCTGAG ACTGGCCCTCCACAATATCGTACCAGAACTGTTTTTGAGGATGCAACTCCTGAAATGGTGAGGGACTTCTTTTGGGATGATGAATTTCGAGCCAAGTGGGATGACATGCTTGTGCATGCTGAAACTTTGGAGGAGTGCCCTACCAGAGGAACCATGGTGGTCCAGTGGGTGCGCAAG TTTCCCTTCTTTTGTAGTGACAGAGAATACATCATAGGCCGTCGAATTTGGGAGTCTGGTCGATTGTACTATTGTGTTACAAAG GGAGTTCCTTGCTCCTCTGTGCCAAGGCGTAACAAACCAAGGCGTGTTGATCTGTACTATTCAAGCTGGTGCATTCGTGCAG TTGAATCAAAGAGAGGGGATGGTGAGCTGACTGCCTGTGAGGTGATGCTGTTCCACCATGAGGACATGGGTATTCCTTGGGAAATTGCCAAGCTTGGAGTTCGGCAAGGTATGTGGGGAGCTGTAAAGAAGTTGGAGCCTGGTTTACGTGCATATCAGAAACATAGAGCATCTGCCGCACCACTTTCACGAAGTGCTTTCATGGCTCAGATCAACACCAAAGTGAGTGCAGACTACCTGAGATCTTTGGAGACCAGCATTAGTGATTCATCAGAGATTGAAATTCGAGAAACATCTGAGAAACCTGCTGGGCATAATGTGCCTAAGTTTTTAGTCATTGGTGGGGCTGTCGCTCTTGCTTGTACTCTTGAGCGGGGACTCTTAACTAAGGCTCTTATATTTGGAGTGGCTAGAAAGTTTGCAATTAGAAGGAGGTCATGA